The segment GACAATCAGTGTTTTTCATGCCTTACATCACTAACGCCGTTGCTATCTCACTTACATTCATTCAAGTATTTAGCCAAAATGGTTTATTTAACCAAATCTTTGGAACTAATACAGATTGATTAAAAGTGCCAGATAGATATGGTTTTAGCCCACTTTTACCAATGCTTGTTAATGGTATTTGAAGCCATCTTGCATTTAACATCTTAATTTTCACAACAGCTATGATGGGAGTTGATAAAAACTTATACCGTTCAGCTTCAATTGATGGTTGTGGTGAAGTTAAACAATTTTTCAAAGTTACATTACCTTCAATTAAGGGAACAATTAACTTCTTAATTACTTTAGGTATTATTGGTGGAATTAAGGTATTCCCGCTTGCTCTTTTCGAGAATAAACCTCTTGATGCTATGGAAAGAGGAGCCTCAACATTGATGCTTTATGTTTACCTTGTTACAAAATCAGGTGAATTTGCTCGTTCAGGTGCAGCAAGTATTCTTTTATTCATTATTGGTGTTACTTTTTCAACAATGATTCGTGGAGGATTCTTTATGATCCAAACAACACTTAACAACTTAGGAGAAAGAAATGTTTTCGTTAAAGTTAATAATACAAAACTGATGAAATAGATTTTTATTAAGAAGAAATAGCGAAAAAGTAAGCGCCCAAGTCCACGAAACAAGTGTAACATCAGTTGTTATATCAACATTTTCTAAATTATTCGTTCTTTGTCTTTTTGGGGTAGTAATTTTATTCCCATTCTTTATGATGATTTCAATTTCATTAATGACAGATAATGAAGCTGAAATTTTAAAAAATAACTTCTTATTCTTTACTAAATTCGAAAAAGGGAACACTGTTATTGATGGTACCCAACACAACGTAGAATGAAAAGAAGTTGTTGAAAACACATTCCATAGAGCATTTAGTTATGGATATTGAAGTTCAATTCTCTTTACATCATTAAACGTGCTTATCTCAGTTGTATTAAAAGTATTTATTACTATTTTTATGGGTTATGCATTTTCACTTAGAAATTGAAGAGGAAAAAACTTAGTTTGATTTATTGCTCTTTCACTACTTGTCCTACCCGAAGTTGTTCTTCTTTCCGGGCAAGTTAGAGTTGTAAAACAACTTAATTTAAACAGCACATATGTAGGATTCTTATTTGCAGTGGCTGTTCCATTTGTTGCTTCTGTATTTAACGCAACAATGTATAAAAACGCATTTGAATCAATTCCAGGAAGAATTAAAGAAGTTGCTCTTATTGATGGAGCTGTAGGTGCTAAATACTTATTTAAAATAGCAATTCCTATGGTTGTGCCAACAACATTCACTATCGTTATTTTAACAGCACTTGCGTCATGAAATGCTTACTTATGACCAATTACCATTGCAACAGATACAAATGATGTCCAAGTTATTTCGGTATGATTATTTAGAGCCGGAATTGACCCTAACGTCACTGGTGAATCAGGAAACATTGTTTACCAAAATGTTAAAATGGCAGCTGCTATTATTGCAATTCTTCCTATGTTTATTGTTTACTTATTATTTAGAAAAAGCATTATGAGAGCAATTAGTAGACAAGGTTCTACAATTAAAGGTTAGGTATTTTTATGATGAAAGGTTACAAAAGAAAAATTATTTTCTGAGCTATTTTAACAGTAGTATCATTAATTGCGATAATTCTTTTATCTGTTCTTTTATCTACTGTTCAACCTACATTAGATCTTGCTGATGAAGTTGAATTAGACTCAAAAATTAAAAACTTATACAACTCTGTTAAGGCTTATTCAATAGGAGGTGTGGCATTCTTTAGTATCTTATTCCTTATGGGTTCAGTTATTACTTACTCAGGAATTAAATCTTGAAGATATTCAGAAATGTTAATGTAATATGAAAAGAAAAAGTTTTTTACTATTAGGTACAGCAATTGCTAGTGCTGCAACACCTTTAATGGCTGTCTCATGTTTATATGAAAACGAACCTTCTGTAGTTTATGCTAAAGAGTATGTTAAACATAATGCTTTTACAGAAAAATCTAAAATTACAAATGCTCAAAGTCCTGCTCAATTAAGAGAGTTTGAAAATAAACTATTTTCAATTAAAAAATTACTTTATACATTCAGCGATTTTCATTATTCATTCGTTTTAGAATTTAGCTTCTCAAATAATAAAGAAGGGATGGTTGTTGATAATCCTGAATATGTATCAAAAGAAGCGATTGAAAAAGTAGTAGATAATTTCCTTGAAGATACTCCTTTTTATGCTTTATATCTAAGTGAAAAAGATAGAATTTTAAGAACAACAAATACTGTTGTTGGTAAAGAAGAATATCAATTTAGTTTCAGCGACCAAAGTCCTTACAACACAATTCCAAGTTATGTATTTAACGCAGTAAATAAAGAATATAAAAATGATAGCTCTGTTTTACCTGTTACTACTAAATTATTAAAAGCTCTAAACAAAACTTTAGGTCAAACTTATTCTGTTTTCTTAAACGATCAAGAATATATTAGAACAAATACATATGGTATTAAATATGGTTTTGGACCAATTAACCTTTTTGATGCTGTTAACTTAAGTGGTAAATCTGAAGATTACTTTAAAGTATTTAATTCAACAGAATTTACAGATGAAGAAAAAGAACATTTCTTTAATCACGTTGAAGAATTCTTTGCAAATAAACCTTACTACTTATATTTAGAATCTACAAGAGATAGAGAAGTAGAAATTGATAAAAAACAAAAAGAATATAGCAAGTTATCAGCAGCACAACAAAGCGGTTCAAAAGGCCAAAAAATTCTAAGAAAAATTGAAGAATTACTTGCTACAAGCAAAGCTCTTTCAGTAATTATTGAGGAATTTAAACCATTGTTTACAAATTATGAAGGAAACTTAACAGCATTTGAAAAAGCTGTAAAAAATGATAGTTTATTTACTAATTTAAATAATTGAATTCAAAAAGTAAATGAACAATTATCATCTAAAGTTGCAGATTCAGAACTTGAACAACTTAAAACAGAATTAACATCTGCTGTAACTGAAGCTGTAAACTTAGAAGGTGAAGCTAAAAAAGTTAAATTAGAAGAATTATTTACTAAATATAAACAATTTACTTCTAAAATTTACTTTAAATTATTCGAGCAAGATTACCAAAGAGCTCTTACAACAATTGAAAAAGAAAAAAGCTCAATGAAATCTTCTACCAAATATTTAGCTGAGCTTTACGCAAAAATCTTATTTGCAAATGGTGTATTTAAAACACAAATATTGGAAGCACACAAAGGTGATGATAAAGTATTCTTAGTTCAATATTATGATCAAACATCTAAAAAATGAAAACTTTTTGATGTTAATTTAGCATATGAAGGTGCAAAACAAGAAGAGTTTAATATCGAAAGCATTCTCTCAGAAACACTTCCGGATGGATATGTTATTGATGAAAGTTTTGCTAGCGCATTTCACACTAATTAATTAACGATAAAGAAAACCCACGCTAACATTAGCCTGGGTTTTTAATTTACTTTTTAAAGCAGCTACAGCTATATTTAGTAACTTCAGGGTGATTATAAATCGATTTAAGAATTTCATTAAAGCTATCAAGAAATTCTTTATTTAAATAATAGTAATTATATAAACCTTCTTTTTTAGAATCAACCACACCTTTACGCTTAAGTTCACTTAAGTGCTTTGAGATATTAGCCTGTTTTTCATTGAAAAGTTGAACAAGAGTTTGAACATCACATTCATTTTCGACACAAGAATAAAAATGAATGATTAATTTGAATTTAACTGGACTTGCAAGGAGAGCAAATAAATCAGTCATATCCATATGTGAGTGTGAATGCATATAGAACTCCTTTTATTTTTTATGTTCGAATTTATCTAAATTTTCATAATAAAAGTCTTTATCGATTTGATTTTGAACTCAAATTCAATTAATTGGGTTAATAACAATTGGACTATATTTTTTAGATTCTAAAAATGAAACAAAGTCTTTTTTAAGAACATAATTTTCAACATTGTTTTTATAATCTAAATTATCAACAAGAATATATTTATAAGGTTTGTTTTTAAACTTAATAACAAAATCAATTTCAATAGTTCCCAATTTAACATCTTTAGAGATTGTTAAATTCTTATTAATCTTAATTTTAGAAGTTAGTTTTTCATAAATAAACTCTTTAAATTGATTGGTTTTAAGTTCATTGGATATAGCTTGTTTTAATGAGTTATTTTCTTTTAAGATAAGGTTTTTAGCTTCTTGATTCATTTCAATATAACCTAATCATTTTTTGAAGATTCTTAAATCATCAGTCGATTTATCGTTTATAAGAATTTCAGAGCTTTTTAATGTCTTAATAACAATCATTTTTTCTTTAGCTCTACTGATAGCAACATTCAGCGCGTTTTTTCCGCCTTCACGAGCTACATAAGAAAATTGTAAACGAGTGTTTTTATCATAAGCAACGGTAGCGATAATTAAATCAGCTTCATCACCTTGGATATTTTCAATGTTTCTGATGAGAATTTTCTTATTAGTCACAGCTTCTTCAAGTTCAGGAAATTTAGTGTAAATCACATTTTTTAAGTATTCACTTTGCTTAGCATTAAAAGCAAGGAGAATGATTTTGTTATATTTATGTAAGTTGGCAATTAAAAGCTCAATACATTTTTTAGCTTCAGCAATATTACGGTTATCTTTTCAAATCCCATCTACTTGAATTAATTCAATTGCATCATCAGAGTTTTTAAAAGCCACGTCAAGTACATCTAGTGAAGAATTATAGAAGTATTTACTTGAAAAAGACATAAGCGAAGCGTGGTTAGAACGATAGTTTTTATCAAGCAGAATTTGGTAAGTTCCAATGCTTAGTGCATAATCAAGCAGTGATTCAACTTTTCCAAAAATTGAATCATCAATGGTTCTAGTTCCAAATCAGTTGCTTGGACGCATTTGTTTAGTATCACCAGCAAGAATTTTTTTCTTTGCTAAATATAAAATAGGCAAACCGTTTTCAATGAAAATTTGGCTTGATTCATCTAAAATAGCATAATCAAATTCATGTTTACTTCACCCGCTCAAATCAGTGTTGGGAGTGGCGATAACAATTGGGAAAATCTTTTTGATAATGTTTGTGAATTTTTTCACAAATCGATATGGTTCAAGGTTCATAATTCTTACACTTGAAGCAAATTCAAAATATTCTTTCTTTTCTTCTTCGTTAAGATTATTAACTCTTTGGAAAATCCTTTGAGCAATGATATCTTGAATCATCTTTTCATCACTAATTATGTTTTTGCGTTTAATTTGATCTTGCAATTCGTTTGAAACTTCAATTTTTTGCTTTAGCTTAATAAATTCACTTTCTGGATTTTCAAAATCAAAAAACTTAAAGCTATCTCTTAGTTCAAATAAATCACCATTAAAGGTTTTAAGGTTTTGATCTATTTTATTAGCTCAGCTAGCTATTTCTTGGTATTTAGGTAAAAATGGCATAAATCTTAATTTACTTTTTCTAAGAAGTTTCTTTTTAGTATTTTCACCATTAAAAGTGCCATCAGGTAAATTTAAATAACTAGGAATAGTTGCAATGAAATTGACATCTTTTTGCAATTGAAAATCAGGTTTATGTGCACTAAAATAATAATAAGATTCAAGCAGGTGTGGTGTATTTTTATTGCTTGTAAGTTCTGAAGAAACTTGGACAAAATTTTGTTCTTCATTTGTTAAAGTTTCTTGAAATTTAAACTTAGAATTAGGTGCAAAGTTCTCAAGAAAGTCTAAGTATTCTTGAATTGGTTTATAGAAAGATTGTTTATTCATTTCTTTTGAATTAAGCACAAATAAACAGAACTTAGATAAAAGCCCCATTCTTTCTTTGATAACTTCTAATGCAGCTTTCTTTTGTGAAGCTACAATAGCAGTTTTATCATAAACTAAAATATTAGCAATTAAGTTAACAATAGTTTGGCTTTTCCCAGTCCCTGGAGGTCCTCAAATAACTGTGTTTTGGTTAAGTGATGAAAGAATAGCTTTATCTTGTGAATAGTTAGTTGGGGTGATTTTAAAAAGCGAAATATTAGGGTTAAAAATAGTTTTATCAACCCTTTCTTTATAAACATTTTTATTGAACTCAACTTTAAGAATTTGATCCATTTCGTTATTTTGGATAATTTCTTTCATTCTAGTTCTTGAATAACCACCTCATGGTTCAAAAAGACCTAAAACAGCACCTGAATGAAAAATTAAGCTTTTGTTATTAATTTCTGATAATTCTAATTCTTTAAATGGATAAATGATGTTTTCAGGAACTTCGTAAATTCCTTTTCAATCTTTTTTAATTTTTGAAATTAATGATTCGATTTTTAATTCTTTAAAATCTGAATCAATTTGTAAGTTAAATTCATTATTATTAAGGAAGAAAAGTAATTTCTCATTAACTTTAATATGTCCTGAACTGGAAAGAATTGGTGTTCCATTTCTAAAAGTAAGCATTACTTCTTTAAAGAAAAGTGGAGCATAAACGAATTTATCATCAATTCTAACTGACACAAATAAAAAACCAATGTGTAGCGGTCAAATGTTATTTTGATCCAAAATATGAGCAGCTGCATCATTAAGTAATTTTCATTTAACAACTCATTTTTGAAGCTGAGATTCTAAATTTTCAATTATTTCTTTTTTACTTTTTTCAAACTCTTTAAAAAGTTTATTTTCACTATATTTAATTTCTAAGTGTTTCACTTTATTTAAAGTATTTATAAAATCTGAAGGAATATTACTTTTTTTAAGTGAGTCAATAAGCGAGTTAGAAATGTAATCAAAAACATTAATGCTAAATGTTTCTTGATTGCAAATTTCTCTAAACATTTCAGGACCAAGTAATGAATAAAGATCAAAGCACTTTTTGTTATTGTTAATTTTTGTAAAAATAGAAGAATCGCTTTGATTAATTTCTAATAGGTTATCCAAAATGACTTTATATTTTGTTTCTTTTTCGTTTATCATCTTATTTTCCTTCAAGAAGTCTTGCAGTTATTGCTGAAAATTCTCCTAAAATGATTGATACTGAATCACTTTTAGCAAAAATACCTGTTACTCCTTTTAATTTACGTATTTTATC is part of the Mycoplasmopsis gallinacea genome and harbors:
- a CDS encoding carbohydrate ABC transporter permease encodes the protein MNFNKTSLLLKLEKAFPFLQNFFAKKLAKRKGTLSTSVLDKRTPVYVPFILLLPAVILIAIFTIAPMVLNIINSLTTRDSNALTLENYSAILEDARFAVGVRNSFIYGIFVLPFVMAISLVVSSVIAKLHRRWSKGLWQSVFFMPYITNAVAISLTFIQVFSQNGLFNQIFGTNTDWLKVPDRYGFSPLLPMLVNGIWSHLAFNILIFTTAMMGVDKNLYRSASIDGCGEVKQFFKVTLPSIKGTINFLITLGIIGGIKVFPLALFENKPLDAMERGASTLMLYVYLVTKSGEFARSGAASILLFIIGVTFSTMIRGGFFMIQTTLNNLGERNVFVKVNNTKLMK
- a CDS encoding DEAD/DEAH box helicase, which translates into the protein MINEKETKYKVILDNLLEINQSDSSIFTKINNNKKCFDLYSLLGPEMFREICNQETFSINVFDYISNSLIDSLKKSNIPSDFINTLNKVKHLEIKYSENKLFKEFEKSKKEIIENLESQLQKWVVKWKLLNDAAAHILDQNNIWPLHIGFLFVSVRIDDKFVYAPLFFKEVMLTFRNGTPILSSSGHIKVNEKLLFFLNNNEFNLQIDSDFKELKIESLISKIKKDWKGIYEVPENIIYPFKELELSEINNKSLIFHSGAVLGLFEPWGGYSRTRMKEIIQNNEMDQILKVEFNKNVYKERVDKTIFNPNISLFKITPTNYSQDKAILSSLNQNTVIWGPPGTGKSQTIVNLIANILVYDKTAIVASQKKAALEVIKERMGLLSKFCLFVLNSKEMNKQSFYKPIQEYLDFLENFAPNSKFKFQETLTNEEQNFVQVSSELTSNKNTPHLLESYYYFSAHKPDFQLQKDVNFIATIPSYLNLPDGTFNGENTKKKLLRKSKLRFMPFLPKYQEIASWANKIDQNLKTFNGDLFELRDSFKFFDFENPESEFIKLKQKIEVSNELQDQIKRKNIISDEKMIQDIIAQRIFQRVNNLNEEEKKEYFEFASSVRIMNLEPYRFVKKFTNIIKKIFPIVIATPNTDLSGWSKHEFDYAILDESSQIFIENGLPILYLAKKKILAGDTKQMRPSNWFGTRTIDDSIFGKVESLLDYALSIGTYQILLDKNYRSNHASLMSFSSKYFYNSSLDVLDVAFKNSDDAIELIQVDGIWKDNRNIAEAKKCIELLIANLHKYNKIILLAFNAKQSEYLKNVIYTKFPELEEAVTNKKILIRNIENIQGDEADLIIATVAYDKNTRLQFSYVAREGGKNALNVAISRAKEKMIVIKTLKSSEILINDKSTDDLRIFKKWLGYIEMNQEAKNLILKENNSLKQAISNELKTNQFKEFIYEKLTSKIKINKNLTISKDVKLGTIEIDFVIKFKNKPYKYILVDNLDYKNNVENYVLKKDFVSFLESKKYSPIVINPINWIWVQNQIDKDFYYENLDKFEHKK
- a CDS encoding carbohydrate ABC transporter permease, giving the protein MFSLKLIIQNWWNRFLLRRNSEKVSAQVHETSVTSVVISTFSKLFVLCLFGVVILFPFFMMISISLMTDNEAEILKNNFLFFTKFEKGNTVIDGTQHNVEWKEVVENTFHRAFSYGYWSSILFTSLNVLISVVLKVFITIFMGYAFSLRNWRGKNLVWFIALSLLVLPEVVLLSGQVRVVKQLNLNSTYVGFLFAVAVPFVASVFNATMYKNAFESIPGRIKEVALIDGAVGAKYLFKIAIPMVVPTTFTIVILTALASWNAYLWPITIATDTNDVQVISVWLFRAGIDPNVTGESGNIVYQNVKMAAAIIAILPMFIVYLLFRKSIMRAISRQGSTIKG
- a CDS encoding ArsR/SmtB family transcription factor, producing the protein MHSHSHMDMTDLFALLASPVKFKLIIHFYSCVENECDVQTLVQLFNEKQANISKHLSELKRKGVVDSKKEGLYNYYYLNKEFLDSFNEILKSIYNHPEVTKYSCSCFKK